One stretch of Orcinus orca chromosome 15, mOrcOrc1.1, whole genome shotgun sequence DNA includes these proteins:
- the SERPIND1 gene encoding heparin cofactor 2 has protein sequence MQHLLHSLVVSLLLASVCGKLGPRGQLDSGGGDPESVDPRWGQLKSRNLSRPLLPADFHKENTVTNEWIVDGEEDEDYLDLEKIFGEDDDYIDVVDAVSPVDPGTGAGSVLQLFPGKSRIQRLNLLNAKFALDLYRALKERVGASDNVFLAPVGVSTAMAMLSLGLRGDTHEQVHAALRFTDFINASTTYELGTVHNLFRKLTHRLFRRNFGYTLRSVSDLYIQKQVQVLDDFRAKVRQYYFAEVRAADFSDPAFISQTNQHISRLTKGLIRDVLEDVDPATQMMLLNCIYFKGSWVNKFPAEMTHNHNFRLNEREVVKVPMMQTKGSFLAASDQELDCDVLRLEYMGGISMLVVVPHKLSGMKTLEAQLKPQVVERWQKSMTNRTREVLLPKFKLEKDYNLVEALRSLGVTALFDRNSNMTGISDQRIVIDLFKHQGTIMVDEEGTQAAAVTTVGFMPLSTQVRFSVDRPFLFLVYEHRTGCLLFLGRVANPTRS, from the exons ATGCAGCACCTGCTGCACTCTCTCGTGGTGTCCCTCCTCCTGGCATCCGTGTGTGGGAAACTCGGCCCTCGGGGTCAGCTTGATAGCGGAGGGGGAGACCCCGAGTCTGTGGACCCCCGGTGGGGGCAGCTGAAGAGCAGAAACCTGAGCAGACCCCTCCTGCCTGCCGACTTCCACAAGGAGAACACAGTCACCAACGAGTGGATCGTGGACGGGGAAGAGGACGAGGACTACCTGGACCTGGAGAAGATCTTCGGGGAGGATGACGACTACATCGACGTCGTGGACGCGGTCTCGCCCGTGGACCCTGGGACTGGCGCCGGCAGCGTGCTCCAGCTCTTCCCGGGCAAGAGCCGCATCCAGCGGCTCAACCTCCTCAACGCCAAGTTCGCCTTAGACCTCTACCGGGCGCTGAAGGAGCGGGTCGGTGCCTCAGACAATGTCTTCCTGGCGCCCGTAGGTGTGTCCACAGCCATGGCCATGCTCTCCCTAGGCCTGCGGGGGGACACCCACGAGCAGGTACACGCTGCCCTGCGCTTCACCGACTTCATCAACGCCAGCACCACATACGAGCTGGGCACCGTCCACAACCTGTTCCGGAAGCTGACCCACCGCCTCTTCCGGAGGAATTTCGGGTACACGCTGCGGTCCGTCAGCGACCTGTACATTCAGAAGCAAGTTCAAGTCCTGGACGACTTCAGAGCCAAGGTCCGACAGTACTACTTTGCCGAGGTCCGGGCGGCTGACTTCTCTGATCCCGCCTTCATCTCCCAAACCAACCAGCACATCTCGCGGCTCACCAAGGGCCTCATAAGAGACGTGCTGGAGGACGTGGACCCCGCGACTCAGATGATGCTCCTGAACTGCATCTACTTTAAAG GGTCCTGGGTGAACAAATTCCCAGCGGAAATGACACACAACCACAACTTCCGGCTGAATGAGCGAGAGGTGGTCAAAGTCCCCATGATGCAGACCAAGGGGTCCTTCCTGGCGGCAAGTGACCAGGAGCTGGACTGCGATGTCCTGCGGCTGGAGTACATGGGGGGCATCAGCATGCTGGTGGTGGTCCCGCACAAGCTGTCCGGGATGAAGACCCTCGAGGCCCAGCTGAAGCCCCAAGTGGTGGAGAGATGGCAGAAGAGCATGACAAACAG GACACGGGAAGTACTCCTGCCCAAGTTCAAGCTAGAAAAGGACTACAACCTGGTGGAGGCCCTGCGGTCCCTGGGGGTCACAGCGCTGTTCGACAGGAACAGCAATATGACGGGGATCTCGGACCAGAGGATTGTCATCGACCTG TTCAAGCACCAAGGCACCATCATGGTGGACGAGGAGGGTACGCAGGCCGCGGCCGTGACCACTGTGGGGTTCATGCCATTGTCCACCCAGGTCCGCTTCAGCGTCGACCGGCCCTTCCTTTTCCTTGTGTATGAGCACCGCACGGGCTGCCTGCTCTTCCTGGGCCGGGTCGCCAACCCCACCAGGTCTTAG